A portion of the Mesobacillus sp. AQ2 genome contains these proteins:
- a CDS encoding post-transcriptional regulator, whose translation MMEKSHQYGRYYKQVKPALESKIEEFKIFGYDQVNGPDLWAYLTKKKWKKPKEDIQLYEIVADILSAKIGDVMNFTTVEAFKLGDIAFDNEEEMKELLK comes from the coding sequence ATGATGGAAAAAAGCCATCAGTATGGACGGTATTACAAGCAAGTGAAGCCGGCTCTTGAAAGCAAAATCGAAGAATTCAAAATATTCGGTTATGACCAGGTGAATGGACCTGATCTATGGGCATACCTGACCAAGAAAAAGTGGAAAAAACCAAAAGAAGACATCCAACTATATGAAATTGTTGCTGATATCTTATCTGCAAAAATCGGTGACGTCATGAATTTCACAACAGTTGAAGCTTTCAAACTTGGAGATATTGCATTCGATAACGAAGAAGAGATGAAGGAATTGTTGAAGTAG
- the secDF gene encoding protein translocase subunit SecDF yields MVKRSRILAFFLLVILIGSAMGATTQNILKNINLGLDLQGGFEVLYEVSPLHGKEGQKVDRETLKSTAEALERRVNVLGVSEPNIQIEGDDRIRVQLAGVKDQNKAREILSTEANLTFRDVNDRIMMDGSDLEENGAKQSFDQQNKPSISITLKDGDQFGEITKQIRDMAPENQLIIWLDFEEGKDSYKEERMKPDPKFLSNPNVDKILNQKNVEITGNFTIEEAQQLASLLNAGSLPVNLKETYSTSVGAKFGEQALDETIFAGIIGVLAVFVFMLVLYRLPGIVAAITLSIYVYLILLVFDWMHGVLTLPGIAALILGVGMAVDANIITYERIKEELKVGRNIKAAFEAGSKGSLSTIFDANLTTLLAAIVLFAYGTSSVKGFATMLIISILASFITAVFGARLFLGLLVNSGLFKNKPQWFGVKPSEVHDISEGVDTLDLKTKFDRFDFIKNRNKFFTATAVLVIIGLIALFAFRLNLGIDFASGTRVELLSDSKLTAEQVKDELKKVDLETDDIVISGENGEIGVARFKGVLSKEEISELKSHFKDVYGAEPNVGTVSPTIGKELAKNAMIAVAIASVGIIIYVTIRFEIYMALAAVLALLHDAFFIIVLFSLTRLEVDITFIAAVLTIVGYSINDTIVTFDRMRENMVKKRRLKTPEEIADVVNSSLRQTLGRSVNTIMTVVITVVALLIFGSASIWNFSFALLVGLIAGTYSSIFIAAQLWYLWKVKELKKKGTIKTYKEKKVYSDEPQV; encoded by the coding sequence ATGGTTAAACGCAGCCGCATCTTGGCCTTCTTTTTGCTGGTTATTTTAATCGGAAGTGCCATGGGTGCAACAACCCAGAATATATTGAAGAATATCAACCTTGGTCTTGATCTTCAGGGAGGCTTTGAAGTTCTTTATGAGGTCTCGCCTCTGCATGGAAAAGAAGGACAAAAAGTTGACCGGGAAACCTTGAAGAGTACTGCGGAAGCACTTGAACGCAGGGTTAACGTTCTAGGTGTCAGTGAACCGAACATCCAGATAGAAGGGGATGACCGGATCCGCGTCCAGCTTGCTGGTGTCAAGGATCAGAACAAAGCCCGTGAAATCCTTTCTACCGAAGCGAATCTTACCTTCCGTGACGTGAACGACCGCATCATGATGGATGGAAGTGACCTGGAGGAAAACGGTGCAAAGCAGAGCTTTGACCAGCAAAACAAACCTAGTATTTCAATCACTTTAAAAGATGGGGACCAGTTCGGTGAAATCACGAAGCAAATTCGTGATATGGCTCCTGAAAATCAACTGATTATCTGGCTTGATTTCGAGGAAGGAAAGGATTCCTACAAGGAAGAAAGGATGAAGCCTGATCCTAAATTCCTTTCCAATCCTAATGTAGATAAAATCCTGAATCAGAAAAATGTTGAAATTACCGGTAATTTCACAATCGAAGAAGCCCAGCAGCTTGCCTCTTTGCTGAACGCAGGCTCATTGCCGGTCAATCTAAAAGAAACATACTCAACATCTGTAGGCGCCAAGTTCGGTGAACAGGCATTGGATGAAACAATATTCGCAGGAATCATCGGTGTCCTTGCTGTATTCGTCTTTATGCTGGTTTTATATCGTTTGCCTGGTATAGTGGCAGCTATTACTTTATCTATCTACGTTTACCTGATCCTGCTCGTATTTGACTGGATGCACGGCGTCCTCACACTTCCGGGTATTGCCGCATTGATCCTTGGTGTGGGAATGGCTGTAGACGCCAATATCATCACCTATGAACGGATCAAAGAGGAATTGAAGGTTGGACGGAATATTAAAGCGGCTTTTGAAGCGGGAAGCAAAGGCTCCCTGTCGACGATATTCGATGCCAACTTGACAACATTGCTTGCTGCAATCGTATTGTTCGCATATGGGACAAGCTCTGTAAAAGGTTTTGCGACAATGCTGATTATCAGTATCCTGGCAAGCTTCATCACCGCAGTCTTCGGAGCCCGACTTTTCCTTGGCCTGCTCGTTAACAGCGGACTATTTAAGAACAAACCACAATGGTTCGGGGTAAAGCCAAGTGAAGTCCATGATATTTCTGAAGGTGTGGATACACTGGATTTGAAAACTAAATTCGACCGTTTTGATTTCATAAAAAACAGGAATAAATTCTTTACGGCTACAGCTGTATTAGTCATCATAGGTTTGATTGCGCTTTTCGCATTCCGACTCAACCTTGGGATCGATTTTGCGAGCGGGACCAGGGTGGAACTCCTATCTGACAGCAAGCTGACAGCTGAACAGGTTAAGGATGAGCTGAAAAAGGTAGACCTCGAGACGGATGATATCGTCATATCTGGCGAGAACGGCGAAATCGGTGTGGCCAGGTTCAAAGGAGTTCTATCAAAGGAAGAGATTTCTGAGCTGAAATCCCACTTTAAGGACGTTTATGGAGCAGAGCCGAATGTCGGGACTGTATCGCCGACAATCGGAAAAGAGTTGGCTAAAAACGCCATGATTGCTGTTGCCATCGCTTCCGTGGGGATCATTATCTATGTAACAATCCGTTTTGAAATTTACATGGCATTGGCAGCTGTCCTTGCACTGCTCCATGATGCATTCTTTATCATTGTTTTATTCAGCCTGACCAGGCTCGAGGTGGATATCACCTTCATCGCCGCCGTCCTGACGATTGTTGGTTATTCAATCAACGATACCATTGTTACTTTTGACCGGATGCGCGAGAATATGGTGAAGAAGAGACGTTTGAAGACACCGGAAGAAATTGCGGATGTCGTCAATTCTTCGCTTCGGCAGACACTAGGCCGCTCTGTCAACACAATTATGACTGTTGTCATAACTGTCGTTGCGCTGTTGATTTTCGGAAGTGCATCCATCTGGAATTTCTCATTCGCGCTTCTTGTTGGTTTGATTGCCGGTACTTATTCTTCCATTTTCATCGCGGCACAGCTGTGGTATTTATGGAAGGTCAAAGAACTTAAGAAAAAAGGCACCATCAAGACTTACAAGGAAAAGAAAGTCTACTCAGATGAGCCGCAAGTTTAA
- a CDS encoding cation diffusion facilitator family transporter, protein MEKDVRFKKAEFAAMVGVVGNIILAALKWSIGIYANSKALVADAVHSASDVAGSLAVYIGLKAAKAPPDEDHPYGHGKAESIAAIIVAVLLMLVGVEIGRSSFEAFFKPIEAPKSIAIVAVIVSIIVKEGMFRYKYRLGKQLKSDALIVNAYEHRSDVYSSIAALIGISAAVLGGKFGIGWLEYADPVTGLLVALLVIRMAWKLGKESIHNTLDHVLHDEDTEEFKTIVQSIPEVKKLDELHAREHGHYVIIDLKISVDPHITVEQGHRIGKCVKKKLMENKNVQNVMVHINPYSESGTFDDNVEIQ, encoded by the coding sequence TTGGAAAAAGATGTTCGATTTAAGAAGGCAGAGTTTGCTGCAATGGTTGGCGTGGTAGGTAATATTATACTTGCTGCACTGAAGTGGAGCATTGGCATATACGCTAACAGTAAGGCTCTTGTTGCGGATGCTGTCCATTCTGCCTCGGATGTTGCCGGATCACTGGCTGTATACATAGGTTTGAAGGCGGCGAAGGCTCCACCTGATGAAGATCATCCTTACGGACACGGTAAAGCTGAATCCATTGCGGCCATCATCGTAGCCGTCCTATTGATGCTTGTGGGTGTTGAAATCGGCAGATCGTCCTTTGAAGCCTTCTTCAAGCCCATCGAAGCACCTAAATCCATTGCCATAGTAGCTGTTATCGTTTCGATTATCGTAAAAGAGGGAATGTTCAGATATAAATATAGATTGGGGAAACAGCTGAAAAGTGATGCGTTGATTGTCAATGCATACGAGCATAGGTCAGATGTTTATTCCTCTATTGCCGCTCTTATTGGAATCAGTGCTGCTGTCCTGGGAGGCAAGTTTGGGATTGGCTGGCTTGAGTATGCCGATCCAGTGACAGGCTTGCTAGTTGCTTTGCTAGTTATCAGGATGGCCTGGAAGCTTGGCAAGGAGTCTATCCATAACACACTTGACCATGTACTGCATGATGAGGACACAGAGGAATTCAAAACCATCGTCCAATCGATCCCGGAAGTAAAGAAACTGGATGAGTTGCATGCAAGGGAGCACGGACACTATGTGATTATTGATTTGAAGATATCTGTCGATCCGCATATCACCGTTGAACAGGGCCACCGGATTGGAAAATGTGTGAAAAAGAAACTGATGGAGAACAAGAATGTCCAAAATGTCATGGTCCATATAAATCCATACAGTGAAAGTGGAACATTCGATGATAACGTAGAGATTCAATAG
- a CDS encoding lipopolysaccharide assembly protein LapA domain-containing protein, whose protein sequence is MKFQWTLLLGFAFALIVAVFAVINVDPVTVNYLFGEAKWPLILVILGSVLMGGLIVGSVGLFRMFVLQREVKTLKKKNRSLEEQLAQKETAQEEQVQEQQIQDIH, encoded by the coding sequence ATGAAGTTTCAATGGACGTTGCTGCTGGGGTTTGCTTTTGCATTGATTGTTGCCGTATTTGCGGTCATCAATGTCGATCCGGTAACAGTGAACTATTTGTTTGGGGAAGCTAAATGGCCGCTGATCCTGGTCATTCTGGGTTCGGTATTGATGGGAGGACTCATTGTTGGTTCAGTGGGCCTGTTCAGGATGTTTGTCCTTCAACGTGAGGTAAAAACATTGAAAAAGAAAAACAGGTCATTGGAAGAACAGCTGGCCCAAAAGGAAACAGCTCAAGAGGAACAAGTACAAGAACAACAAATACAGGATATTCATTGA